In Temnothorax longispinosus isolate EJ_2023e chromosome 10, Tlon_JGU_v1, whole genome shotgun sequence, a single window of DNA contains:
- the Mask gene encoding ankyrin repeat domain-containing protein 17 isoform X1 codes for MQNVAQGTTSDSQKSHEKPSAATAASAVAATAASAAAAVAAVAAAPPPPPPPTSSSSSVSSSANVHHDTGKTSSTPQSSTSSPTKSETETFSELQPRFMTDSSESEEDSVSEVECFAIDQVELDEDHPDSSKFLLTPDDPERSVDPETQARLEALLEAAGIGKLSSGDGKHLPDHEVLRRLTSSVSCALDEAAAALTRMRSDNPRTPNEKRSLVEACTDGDVGTVRKLLTEGRSVHETTEEGESLLSLACSAGYYELAQVLLAMNANVEDRGIKGDCTPLMEAASAGHVDIVSLLIAHGADVNAQSTSGNTPLMYGCAGGHEGVVCALLNAGANVEDHNENGHTPLMEAASAGHVQVAKILLDNGAGINTHSNEFKESALTLACYKGHLEMVRFLLEAGADQEHKTDEMHTALMEASMDGHVEVARLLLDSGAQVNMPTDSFESPLTLAACGGHVDLAMLLIERGANIEEVNDEGYTPLMEAAREGHEEMVALLLSQGANINAQTEETQETALTLACCGGFLEVADFLIKAGADIELGASTPLMEAAQEGHLDLVRYLLESAADVHAQTQTGDTALTYACENGHTDVADLLLQFGADLEHESEGGRTPLMKACRAGHLCTVQFLISKRADVNRQTTNNDHTPLSLACAGGHLAVVELLLAQSANPFHKLKDNSTMLIEAAKGGHTPVVQLLLDYPHSIMMSAPHSAAPAPMLLPQQQQQQQPPPQQQQQQQHQPPPPQQQQQQQQPQPQPQPQQQQQHIIHQQHVPHSQQTSTQPQQHPQQQQQQQQQTAEQQQAQNLQPKHNTQKSLLRKNRSVTMMPDMSLTSAEAQQVRSQPAGESTTTTKDDTNILDKGSGGFTSLSEPNISLSPTPAASTQVIHVSESRKTITRQEQIIHKQQILEELQRVERELQMKSAGHLFPGPRNSIINQSQQQQPQDPSETEALLPGMLNIDLPAQSTSPHGLVCNTTGMSGGSLTYPGANDAALVCSAYLDGKIMGMQAAQFQKTLSVVPTATETFPTNTFPSSPPLSLAPLPVTTTTTVSLISATSSTTTPSPPSISTPPTVIAVSQSPITASSDVSQNTAISDRPKAKPVSKKEGKNVRKATSSMGMAKLQTQATIMAGLHQQYQQKQRQHPSYQVQQVQQLQQLNQQLQLQLDQVQIQQQSQQPQSQPQQSHQQTHSQQQTNIVANSTGSILMPTQLMSHLHPTHHLHSQQTAQENLPEQTDPELTRKYRESACAFFTGAQKSKTFNPNDRVLKLEDGTDIPIDDAFEIFRSISFDDTVDTTEDQEKLELKRLDVSNNKEQQQQQQQQQQQQHLHTTQIVQQGGSPHASQEFFTPVLSVPSVSLPALPSLQVTSAGVQIEADISAGLQLTSTQSLQNPTLKNRLRAFEEGFRQGSIHFRECMQHISSDTFQPQLLLQSSQITFPTQTLPAVSGATGIVDSIPPHQSSSYVQSTTCSTNQVQVATQTQAPATTTTANVATSDKKQVYTAPTTGKGKKARYPLLSQQQSCQQQQTANAQQAPNFPAQNYQLDPATGENCVPTVGGYASNQVPPAPFSCMDVDSETDSNHDTALTLACAGGHEDLVELLLSRGADIEHRDKKGFTPLILAATAGHQKVVEILLNHGADIEAQSERTKDTPLSLACSGGRYEVVELLLNRGANKEHRNVSDYTPLSLAASGGYVNIIKLLLSHGAEINSRTGSKLGISPLMLAAMNGHTAAVKLLLDMGSDINAQIETNRNTALTLACFQGRHEVVSLLLDRKANVEHRAKTGLTPLMEAASGGYVEVGRVLLTKGADVNATPVPSSRDTALTIAADKGHCRFVELLLSRGTQVEVKNKKGNSPLWLAANGGHLNVVDLLYHAGADIDSQDNRKVSCLMAAFRKGHIKVVKWMVNHVTQFPSDLEMTRYVATVNDKELSEKCNECVKVIRAAKETQAAKANKNATILLEELDMEKTREESKKAAAARRRERKKKKKLEKKEEKRKLHEEYKKNETPFEDKEESGKKSDEECDRADDSEHEGGDERMETVPSPVNRSPEDPDREEGDSGIDANSQGSCSSNDVKAREKKKEKKKKKNNSPSNNDKDTSPQRSSKTLLSQNTNLSQNTATSTKSQNNTTEKRIMTNVTSAVPVSTTSVTTTRTSTVLSSDRKLKGLVFEASSLRHPAEREDFEATGNETYVPGKGKKSYNNQYDGDALNTSAKASNTSPKQSGKREEGWKEVVRKGQSDDSGRFMNSPYRSKKVSVPPNAISRVIGRGGSNINAIRVSTGAHIEVEKQSKCQVERIITIKGSTEATKNAYHLISGLIRDPEADVSQMLAKSKLNTTTSSWDKSVPNVTTSKTKIGGSVNKAPNLASSTTSSQINKSGYSSGASIINPLVPIRSSSSVKLTGAFPTSLPRATAPRLMAAAEKRAAQAAAAQMASSSNTKTTMSYTSAIMTAGRAGTKIVTTSTTQTFAAKLSEITASTHSSTTVMQSTHTAPVIKQQKPMAQAATVTIMSATSAATAHTTSQQQQSIISTSPKHCRSLPIISAPSAIASHYPGKSSYPLGTIASSTTNAVVTTNCPENSLVSTSASSVRVTPSPPVVPLQAQTLPPPPPTVQQQQQQQQQSMQQQQSQQGIRSTTPVVTQEHQQQQQQQQQQSSNTPQEYSLFNDTFTKVTQQSMWGGRENETQKGMNFATVAGGGVSSNTSSGPSTAKFDSSPPQVDASKAPGYRGTAMCSPVSSKPGSTSNASTNVIGSVVTGSVHNNPMQPAQFQSSTSYGEHPPIPNKPPGSLAVARPVIPPQSIDMGTGMAAQFNRPAVFQGDLTTRNATTHQPAAHVIPSTSQPALDVGLFKAANSSGGSYEHPNVNSNLLKMIPNDTQSGAGHSMLPFHPHMQSYAQTIAPSASVINTTVSMSRLNPRAPDFSSSLHLSSKPQVTMFNAAAGSAGLHPANMFAAPVPAQPPSAIQSNNLGMMSNYPLGKYQAPSRATPAANTGISTTAQTTRWSYATPAPHTNYPPHQDPMISQMGFSNQLANISGQPGGGIDLITSLENGGSPAISPSSPAQVAQEMNQLKIEDRKVPRPIGTERATWKNYSAAGMGPGGDADSSINWMLNADKLAWSNCNLAPGIDRHQMFRSNPTYNPRISNVDPEIHQMMESSFQGHVNTQQPFPTNGNAPLSLMPMALIAGQYGASEMTEIPPNEQNKIDPPAWGMPDAVQDKQHPAWNKWTH; via the exons ATGCAGAATGTAGCACAAGGAACGACCTCGGATAGCCAGAAGAGCCACGAGAAGCcgtcggcggcgacggcggcatCCGCGGTAGCGGCAACAGCggcgtcggcggcggcggcagtggCAGCGGTGGCAGCAgcaccaccgccgccaccaccaccgaCATCATCGTCGTCCTCGGTGTCCTCGTCGGCGAACGTCCACCACGACACCGGGAAGACGTCGTCGACTCCCCAGTCGTCGACGTCGAGCCCCACGAAGTCGGAGACCGAGACCTTCTCCGAGCTGCAGCCGCGCTTTATGACAGACTCGTCGGAGAGCGAGGAGGACAGCGTCTCCGAG GTGGAGTGCTTCGCGATCGATCAGGTTGAACTGGACGAAGATCATCCCGACTCGTCGAAATTCCTGTTGACCCCCGACGATCCGGAACGTTCCGTGGACCCCGAGACCCAGGCGCGTCTCGAGGCGTTGCTCGAAGCGGCCGGCATCGGGAAGCTGTCGTCGGGCGATGGGAAGCACCTGCCCGACCACGAAGTGCTGCGACGCTTAACGTCGAGTGTGTCTTGTGCGTTGGATGAGGCTGCGGCAGCGCTAACACGTATGCGTAGTGACAATCCGCGTACGCCGAACGAAAAGCGCTCTCTCGTCGAGGCGTGCACCGACGGAGACGTCGGTACCGTTCGGAAGTTGTTAACGGAGGGCCGAAGTGTCCACGAGACCACCGAGGAGGGAGAGAGCCTGCTGTCACTAGCTTGCTCAGCTGGTTACTACGAACTTGCTCAG GTACTCTTGGCGATGAACGCTAATGTAGAAGATCGCGGCATCAAAGGGGACTGTACCCCTTTGATGGAAGCTGCTAGTGCAGGGCATGTAGATATCGTGAGTTTGCTGATTGCTCATGGGGCCGATGTAAACGCTCAGTCTACATCAG GCAACACACCTCTCATGTACGGATGTGCCGGTGGACACGAAGGGGTTGTGTGTGCCTTATTAAATGCCGGCGCCAATGTTGAGGATCACAATGAGAACGGTCATACACCTCTGATGGAAGCGGCGAGTGCTGGGCATGTTCAAGTCGCCAAGATCTTGCTTGACAACGGGGCCGGCATCAATACTCATTCCAATGAATTTAAAGAGTCCGCATTGACCTTGGCCTGCTATAAGGGACATTTGGAAATGGTCCGCTTTTTGTTAGAAGCTGGCGCGGATCAG GAGCATAAAACCGATGAGATGCATACCGCCCTTATGGAAGCATCGATGGATGGTCATGTGGAAGTCGCTCGTTTACTTTTAGATTCAGGTGCCCAAGTAAACATGCCAACGGACAGTTTCGAGTCGCCATTAACATTAGCTGCCTGTGGAGGTCATGTGGACTTAGCTATGCTTCTTATCGAACGTGGAGCGAACATCGAGGAAGTTAACGACGAAGGTTATACGCCACTGATGGAAGCGGCGCGCGAGGGTCATGAAGAAATGGTTGCTTTACTTTTGAGCCAGG gtGCCAACATCAATGCCCAAACTGAGGAAACTCAGGAAACGGCGCTTACCTTGGCTTGTTGCGGAGGTTTCTTGGAAGTTGccgattttttaatcaaggCGGGAGCGGATATCGAGCTGGGCGCATCCACCCCTCTAATGGAGGCTGCTCAGGAGGGACACTTAGATCTTGTTCGATATTTACTCGAATCTGCGGCGGATGTGCACGCTCAAACGCAGACGGGAGATACGGCATTGACATATGCGTGCGAGAACGGTCACACTGACGTTGCTGACCTTTTATTGCAATTTGGCGCTGATCTA GAACATGAATCAGAAGGAGGTAGAACTCCACTGATGAAGGCTTGTAGAGCGGGCCATTTGTGCACGGTTCAATTTCTCATCTCTAAGCGCGCTGATGTCAATCGACAAACAACAAACAATGATCACACGCCGCTCTCGTTGGCGTGCGCTGGTGGTCATCTGGCTGTGGTTGAGCTGCTTCTTGCACAATCTGCAAATCCATTTCATAAGCTAAAA gaCAACTCCACTATGCTGATAGAAGCGGCAAAGGGGGGTCACACTCCTGTTGTTCAACTATTATTGGACTATCCTCATAGCATTATGATGAGTGCTCCTCATAGTGCTGCACCTGCGCCCATGTTATTAccacagcagcagcagcaacagcagccgCCGccacaacaacaacaacaacaacaacaccaaccaccaccaccgcagcagcagcagcagcagcagcaaccaCAACCGCAGCCACAGCcgcagcaacaacagcagcatATAATTCATCAACAACATGTACCTCACTCCCAGCAGACGTCTACGCAACCGCAGCAACATccgcaacaacaacaacagcagcaacaacaaacCGCCGAGCAACAACAAGCGCAAAATCTTCAACCCAAACACAATACGCAAAAGTCATTGTTGAGAAAGAATCGATCAGTGACTATGATGCCCGATATGAGCCTTACTTCTGCCGAAGCGCAACAAGTTCGTTCGCAGCCCGCAGGAGAATCAACCACTACTACCAAGGACGATACCAATATTCTCGATAAAGGCAGTGGGGGTTTTACAAGTTTGTCAGAACCTAATATTAGTCTTAGTCCGACGCCAGCAGCGTCAACGCAAGTGATACATGTCAGCGAAAGTCGGAAAACTATAACTAGACAAGAGCAAATCATTCATAAGCAACAAATACTTGAGGAATTACAA aggGTAGAACGAGAACTACAAATGAAAAGTGCAGGACATTTGTTTCCTGGTCCGCGAAACTCAATTATAAATCAATCTCAACAACAACAGCCACAAGATCCTAGCGAGACAGAAGCATTGTTACCGGGCATGCTGAATATTGATTTGCCAGCTCAGTCAACATCTCCTCATG GTTTAGTTTGCAATACAACTGGTATGTCTGGCGGTTCATTGACGTATCCAGGGGCTAACGACGCAGCATTGGTGTGCAGTGCTTACCTCGATGGTAAGATAATGGGGATGCAAGCTGCACAGTTCCAGAAAACGCTTTCCGTGGTTCCAACCGCGACGGAAACGTTCCCCACAAATACATTTCCTTCCTCGCCTCCTTTGTCTCTTGCACCGTTGCCTGTTACGACCACCACCACTGTGTCACTCATTAGTGCTACTTCTTCAACAACCACGCCGAGTCCGCCGAGCATTTCTACCCCTCCAACCGTTATAGCCGTTTCCCAATCGCCTATTACCGCGAGCAGCGACGTCAGCCAAAATACTGCTATAAGCGATCGTCCAAAAGCTAAGCCTGTGTccaagaaagaaggaaagaacgTGCGGAAAGCTACGTCCAGCATGGGGATGGCAAAGTTGCAGACACAAGCGACTATAATGGCTGGACTTCACCAACAATATCAGCAGAAGCAACGTCAGCATCCTTCTTATCAAGTACAACAGGTTCAACAACTGCAGCAACTCAACCAGCAACTGCAGCTCCAATTGGATCAAGTGCAG ATACAACAGCAATCGCAGCAGCCGCAATCGCAACCGCAACAATCCCACCAACAAACTCATTCACAGCAACAAACCAACATAGTTGCTAATAGTACGGGTAGCATACTCATGCCCACTCAATTGATGTCACACTTGCATCCCACACATCATTTGCACAGCCAG caAACAGCGCAAGAAAATCTTCCCGAGCAAACGGATCCTGAGTTAACGCGAAAGTACAGAGAAAGCGCTTGCGCATTTTTTACTGGCGCCCAGAAATCTAAAACCTTCAATCCTAACGATAGAGTATTGAAATTGGAGGACGGCACGGATATTCCTATCGACGATgcgtttgaaatttttcgttCCATTAGCTTCGACGACACGGTTGACA cAACTGAAGATCAAGAGAAGCTTGAATTGAAAAGATTGGACGTATCGAATAATAAGgaacaacaacagcagcagcagcagcaacaacagcagcaacatCTACATACCACCCAAATAGTTCAACAAGGCGGAAGTCCTCATGCATCCCAAGAGTTTTTTACTCCTGTGCTGTCAGTACCTTCGGTTTCTTTACCGGCCTTACCGTCATTACAAGTGACCAGCGCTGGCGTTCAAATAGAGGCAGACATATCAGCGGGCTTACAACTAACAAGTACGCAGTCCTTGCAAAACCCGACGCTGAAGAATCGTCTGAGAGCCTTCGAAGAAGGTTTCCGCCAGGGTAGTATACATTTTCGCGAATGTATGCAGCATATTAGCAGCGATACTTTCCAACCTCAGTTGCTGCTTCAATCCTCTCAAATAA CATTTCCTACGCAAACATTACCAGCTGTGAGTGGCGCAACGGGAATAGTAGATAGTATACCTCCTCATCAGTCGAGCAGTTACGTGCAATCCACAACTTGCAGCACTAATCAAGTTCAAGTTGCTACCCAGACTCAAGCACCCGCTACTACGACAACCGCGAACGTAGCTACCTCCGATAAGAAACAAGTGTACACTGCACCGACCACCGGCAAGGGCAAGAAAGCCAGATATCCTCTCCTGTCTCAACAACAATCTTGCCAGCAACAACAAACTGCCAATGCTCAACAAGCTCCCAATTTTCCTGCGCAAAATTATCAGCTAGATCCAGCAACAGGTGAGAATT GTGTCCCGACGGTAGGAGGGTATGCGTCCAACCAAGTTCCACCCGCTCCGTTCTCGTGTATGGATGTTGATTCAGAAACCGACAGCAATCATGACACGGCTTTAACTTTGGCTTGCGCGGGAGGGCATGAAGATCTTGTGGAACTTCTTCTAAGTCGTGGTGCAGATATAG AACATAGGGATAAGAAGGGATTTACGCCGCTTATTTTGGCCGCAACGGCTGGCCATCAGAAGGTAGTTGAAATTCTACTCAATCACGGAGCTGACATAGAAGCGCAATCTGAACGTACCAAGGATACGCCATTGTCACTCGCATGTAGTGGAGGCAGATACGAAGTAGTCGAGCTTTTGCTCAATCGCGGCGCGAACAAAGAACATCGCAACGTTTCTGATTACACCCCCTTAAGCCTGGCTGCAAGTGGCGGTTATGTGAACATAATAAAGCTACTACTGAGCCATGGTGCCGAAATTAATTCACGTACTGGCTCCAAACTAGGCATATCTCCTCTAATGTTAGCCGCTATGAATGGCCATACTG CGGCAGTTAAGCTACTTTTGGACATGGGCAGCGATATTAACGCGCAAATTGAGACAAACCGCAATACGGCGTTAACGCTCGCGTGCTTTCAGGGGAGGCATGAGGTTGTTAGCCTCCTCCTCGATCGAAAAGCCAACGTTGAACATCGAGCAAAG aCTGGCTTAACGCCATTGATGGAGGCCGCTAGTGGTGGATATGTTGAAGTTGGGCGTGTGTTACTTACGAAAGGTGCTGATGTTAACGCGACGCCTGTCCCATCATCTCGTGACACTGCCCTCACTATTGCCGCTGATAAAGGCCACTGCCGTTTCGTAGAACTTCTATTATCGAG GGGGACCCAAGtcgaagtaaaaaataaaaaagggaaCAGTCCACTATGGTTAGCTGCAAACGGCGGGCATCTAAATGTCGTAGATTTATTATACCATGCAGGTGCAGATATTGACTCGCAAGATAATCGTAAG GTTTCCTGCTTGATGGCTGCCTTTCGAAAGGGTCATATCAAAGTGGTGAAGTGGATGGTGAATCATGTAACGCAATTCCCCAGTGACCTAGAGATGACAAGATATGTAGCGACTGTTAATGACAAAGAACTTTCGGAAAAATGCAACGAGTGTGTGAAAGTGATAAGAGCTGCCAAAGAGACGCAGGCCGCTAAAGCAAATAAGAATGCCACCATACTCTTAGAAGAACTCGACATGGAAAAGACGAGAGAAGAATCGAAAAAGGCGGCCGCCGCACGGAgacgagagaggaagaaaaagaaaaagctcgagaagaaggaagagaagcGCAAGCTGCATGAGGAGTACAAGAAAAACGAGACACCGTTTGAGGATAAGGAAGAAAGCGGAAAGAAATCGGACGAGGAATGCGATCGGGCGGACGACAGCGAGCATGAGGGCGGCGACGAGAGAATGGAGACCGTGCCGTCTCCCGTAAACAGAAGCCCGGAGGATCCCGACAGAGAAGAGGGCGACAGTGGAATAGATGCGAACAGCCAGGGTAGTTGTAGCAGCAACGATGTGaaggcgagagagaaaaagaaagagaagaagaaaaagaagaacaaTAGTCCTAGTAACAACGATAAGGATACGTCCCCCCAGCGTTCGTCCAAGACCCTCCTTTCACAAAACACCAATTTATCTCAAAACACAGCGACATCGACCAAGTCTCAGAATAACACTACGGAGAA GCGAATTATGACTAATGTTACCAGCGCAGTACCGGTATCAACAACCTCAGTTACAACTACTAGGACATCCACCGTCCTCAGTTCCGATCGAAAATTGAAAGGTTTGGTTTTTGAAGCATCCTCTTTGAGGCATCCTGCTGAAAGAGAAGATTTTGAAGCGACCGGTAATGAGACTTATGTTCCTGGCAAAGGAAAGAAGtcttataataatcaatacgATGGAGATGCTCTAAATACGTCGGCGAAAGCGAGTAACACTAGCCCCAAGCAAAGCGGAAAACGCGAGGAAGGATGGAAGGAAGTTGTGCGAAA GGGACAGTCTGATGATTCCGGAAGATTTATGAATTCACCATACCGTTCTAAAAAAGTATCCGTTCCCCCAAATGCTATCAGCCGAGTGATAGGTAGAGGAGGCAGTAATATAAATGCTATTCGTGTTTCAACGGGCGCGCATATCGAAGTAGAAAAGCAAAGTAAATGCCAAGTGGAAAGAATCATCACAATTAA AGGATCAACTGAAGCTACAAAGAACGCTTATCATTTGATATCAGGGCTTATTAGGGATCCAGAGGCAGATGTCTCGCAGATGCTTGCGAAATCCAAGCTTAATACAACAACCTCTTCGTGGGACAAGTCTGTTCCCAATGTTACT ACAAGTAAAACGAAAATTGGTGGATCCGTTAATAAAGCACCTAATCTGGCATCCAGTACAACCagtagccaaattaataaatcaggATATTCTTCCGGAGCGTCCATTATTAATCCATTGGTTCCTATTCGCTCATCGTCCAGTGTGAAACTCACTGGTGCTTTTCCTACTTCTTTGCCACGTGCGACGGCGCCTAGACTCATGGCCGCAG CTGAGAAACGTGCCGCGCAAGCCGCAGCCGCCCAAATGGCGTCCTCGTCTAACACAAAGACGACAATGTCGTATACGAGTGCGATTATGACCGCCGGTAGGGCAGGGACAAAGATTGTCACCACTAGCACGACGCAGACATTTGCGGCGAAGCTATCCGAGATCACTGCCTCGACTCACAGTTCTACCACCGTCATGCAGTCGACTCACACCGCACCGGTGATCAAACAACAAAAGCCCATGGCGCAAGCCGCGACTGTGACTATTATGTCGGCCACATCTGCGGCAACCGCTCACACAACCAGCCAACAACAACAGTCCATAATCAGTACATCGCCGAAGCACTGCCGATCACTGCCCATTATATCCGCCCCGTCGGCAATAGCATCTCACTATCCCGGGAAATCGAGTTACCCACTTGGAACGATCGCGTCATCGACCACGAACGCCGTGGTAACGACAAACTGTCCGGAAAATTCACTTGTCTCGACGTCAGCCAGTTCCGTTCGAGTGACACCCTCGCCGCCAGTTGTACCGTTGCAAGCGCAAAcgttgccgccgccgccaccaacggtacagcagcagcaacagcagcagcagcaatcGATGCAGCAACAGCAATCGCAGCAGGGTATTCGCAGCACTACGCCGGTCGTGACTCAGGAACatcaacagcagcagcaacagcagcagcagcaatcTAGCAACACGCCTCAGGAGTACTCGCTGTTCAATGATACTTTTACTAAAGTCACGCAACAGTCAATGTGGGGAGGAAGAGAAAACGAAACTCAAAAAGGCATGAATTTTGCGACTGTTGCGGGCGGTGGTGTATCATCAAACACGAGCTCCGGTCCATCTACGGCTAAGTTTGACAGTTCCCCACCGCAG GTAGACGCATCTAAGGCTCCGGGGTACCGCGGTACAGCCATGTGCTCCCCAGTTTCCAGTAAGCCGGGTAGCACGAGCAACGCGTCGACCAACGTAATTGGCAGCGTGGTAACGGGCTCCGTACACAACAATCCTATGCAGCCCGCGCAGTTTCAGTCTTCGACGAGCTACGGCGAGCATCCTCCCATACCGAACAAGCCGCCCGGTAGTCTAGCGGTGGCTAGACCAGTAATACCCCCACAGAGCATCGATATGGGAACGGGCATGGCGGCGCAGTTTAACAGGCCGGCGGTCTTCCAGGGTGATCTGACAACGCGGAACGCGACGACGCATCAGCCGGCGGCGCACGTGATACCGTCCACGTCGCAACCGGCACTGGACGTCGGTCTCTTCAAGGCGGCGAACAGCAGCGGCGGCAGTTACGAACATCCGAACGTAAACTCTAACCTGTTGAAAATGATACCGAACGATACACAGAGTGGTGCCGGCCATTCTATGCTACCGTTTCACCCTCATATGCAGAGTTACGCTCAGACTATCGCACCGTCCGCCTCTGTGATCAACACCACCGTCAGCATGTCAAGATTGAACCCGCGCGCCCCCGATTTCTCCAGCTCGCTTCACTTGAGCAGTAAGCCGCAGGTGACGATGTTCAATGCCGCCGCCGGATCTGCGGGACTGCATCCGGCTAATATGTTCGCCGCCCCCGTGCCGGCGCAACCACCTTCCGCGATACAGTCCAACAATCTGGGGATGATGAGCAACTATCCGCTGGGAAAGTATCAGGCGCCCTCGCGGGCAACGCCAGCAGCGAACACCGGCATCTCGACAACTGCTCAGACGACCCGCTGGTCTTACGCCACGCCGGCGCCGCATACCAACTACCCGCCGCATCAGGATCCCATGATCAGCCAAATGGGGTTCTCCAATCAGCTGGCGAACATCAGCGGCCAACCCGGCGGTGGTATCGATCTGATTACGAGTCTGGAGAACGGTGGCTCGCCGGCTATATCTCCCTCGTCACCGGCACAGGTCGCCCAGGAGATGAATCAATTGAAGATTGAGGACCGCAAAGTACCACGACCAATTGGTACCGAAAGGGCAACGTGGAAGAATTACTCGGCAGCGGGGATGGGTCCGGGCGGAGACGCCGATTCTTCTATCAATTGGATGCTCAACGCTGATAAGCTAGCATGGTCGAATTGCAATCTGGCGCCCGGTATCGACAGGCATCAGATGTTTCGATCGAACCCCACTTACAACCCACGTATATCCAACGTCGATCCTGAGATCCATCAGATGATGGAATCTTCCTTCCAG GGTCATGTGAATACGCAACAACCTTTCCCGACTAACGGAAATGCGCCATTGTCACTCATGCCAATGGCGTTAATAGCGGGACAGTATGGAGCATCCGAAATGACAGAAATCCCGCCGAACGAGCAGAATAAGATAGATCCACCTGCATGGGGAATGCCCGACGCCGTACAAGACAAGCAACATCCG GCGTGGAATAAATGGACCCATTAA